From the Thermococcus guaymasensis DSM 11113 genome, one window contains:
- the treT gene encoding trehalose synthase has product MFEVTEFGGKGKRLQDYKGIIGEEALNRILEKAERVKGATFANVNSTSFGGGVAEILHNLIPLMRDVGLDARWFVIEGTDEFFNVTKSFHNALQGNKELRLTEDMKHLYIETNRKNAADVDLGSFDYVLIHDPQPAPLIEFYEKKRPWIWRCHIDLSDPNTEFWKFLRRFVEKYDAYIFHMEEYVQSDLEGDKVVIMPPSIDPLSEKNMELSETEILRTLERFDVDPDRPILTQVARFDPWKGVFDVIDVYRKVKEKIPDVQLLLVGVMAHDDPEGWVYFEKTLRKIGEDYDVKVLTNLNGVHAREVNAFQRASDVVLQMSIREGFGLTVTEAMWKEKPVIGRAVGGIKLQIVDGETGFLIRDVNEAAEKAIYLIKHPEVIREMGRKAKERVRGNFIITKHLERYLDLLAKLS; this is encoded by the coding sequence ATGTTTGAGGTAACTGAGTTTGGAGGAAAGGGAAAGAGGCTCCAGGACTACAAGGGAATAATCGGTGAGGAAGCCCTGAACAGGATACTTGAAAAGGCTGAGCGCGTAAAAGGCGCGACCTTTGCCAACGTGAACTCGACGTCCTTTGGAGGGGGCGTCGCCGAAATCCTTCACAACCTCATTCCCCTGATGAGGGACGTTGGGCTGGATGCCAGGTGGTTCGTCATCGAGGGCACCGATGAGTTCTTCAACGTCACGAAGAGCTTCCACAACGCCCTCCAGGGGAACAAGGAGCTCCGCTTAACCGAAGATATGAAGCACCTCTACATTGAGACCAACAGGAAGAACGCCGCGGACGTTGACTTGGGCTCCTTTGACTACGTGCTCATCCACGACCCGCAGCCGGCACCGCTCATCGAGTTCTATGAGAAGAAGCGGCCGTGGATATGGAGGTGCCACATCGACCTGAGCGACCCCAACACGGAGTTCTGGAAGTTCCTGAGGCGGTTCGTGGAAAAATACGACGCGTACATATTTCACATGGAGGAGTACGTGCAGAGCGACCTTGAGGGGGACAAAGTCGTCATAATGCCGCCCTCAATTGATCCCCTCAGCGAGAAGAACATGGAGCTGAGCGAGACTGAGATACTCAGGACGCTTGAGAGGTTCGATGTTGACCCGGACAGGCCAATCCTAACCCAGGTCGCCCGCTTTGACCCGTGGAAGGGTGTCTTCGACGTCATCGACGTTTACAGGAAGGTCAAGGAGAAAATCCCCGACGTCCAGCTCCTCCTGGTCGGTGTAATGGCCCACGACGACCCGGAGGGATGGGTGTACTTCGAGAAGACCCTGAGGAAAATCGGTGAGGACTACGACGTCAAGGTGCTCACGAACCTCAACGGAGTCCACGCGAGGGAGGTAAACGCCTTCCAGAGGGCAAGCGACGTAGTCCTTCAGATGTCCATCAGGGAAGGCTTCGGCCTGACAGTTACCGAGGCAATGTGGAAGGAGAAGCCGGTAATCGGAAGGGCTGTTGGGGGGATAAAGCTCCAGATCGTCGACGGGGAGACGGGGTTCCTCATTAGGGACGTCAACGAGGCCGCGGAGAAAGCCATATACCTCATCAAGCACCCCGAGGTCATAAGGGAGATGGGCAGGAAGGCCAAAGAGAGGGTCAGAGGGAACTTCATCATCACCAAGCACCTTGAAAGGTACCTTGACCTTCTGGCCAAACTTTCTTAA
- a CDS encoding ABC transporter substrate-binding protein encodes MRKRPLWGVVLLGLLVSAVIASGCITGTSNESNTSTESAKLEGKIVFAVGGAPNEIDYWKKVIAKFEEAHPGVTVELKRQATDTDQRRLDLVNALRAKSSDPDVFLMDVAWLGQFIASGWLEPLDSYVERDNYDLNVFFQSVINLADRQNGKLWALPVYVDAGLLYYRTDLLQKYGYDKPPETWDQLVEMAQKIQAGERQSNSNFWGFVWQGKQYEGLVCDFVEYVYSNGGELGHFENGKWVPTLNKPENVEALQFMVDLIHKYKVSPPNTYTEMTEEPVRLTFQQGNAAFERNWPYAWGLHNANDSPVKGKVGIAPLPHFQGHKSAATLGGWHIGISKYSDNKELAWAFVKFVESYEQQKNFAINLGWNPGRTDVYDDQDVLKAAPHLKDLRSVFENAVPRPIVPYYPQLSQIIQKYVNAALAGSMSPQEALDKAQQEAEELVKQYG; translated from the coding sequence ATGAGGAAAAGGCCCCTCTGGGGGGTAGTCCTACTGGGTCTTTTGGTCTCTGCCGTGATAGCTAGCGGCTGCATAACGGGAACATCCAATGAGTCCAATACCAGCACAGAGAGCGCCAAACTCGAAGGAAAGATAGTGTTTGCAGTAGGTGGTGCTCCAAACGAAATTGACTACTGGAAGAAAGTTATTGCCAAGTTTGAAGAGGCACATCCTGGAGTCACTGTTGAGCTTAAGAGACAGGCCACCGATACTGATCAGAGAAGGCTTGACTTGGTAAACGCACTGAGGGCCAAGTCGAGTGATCCTGATGTCTTCCTGATGGACGTTGCCTGGCTCGGCCAGTTCATAGCGTCCGGATGGCTTGAGCCCCTTGATTCTTACGTGGAGAGGGATAACTATGATCTCAACGTCTTCTTCCAGAGTGTCATAAACTTGGCCGACAGGCAGAACGGCAAGCTCTGGGCACTTCCTGTTTACGTGGATGCGGGCCTACTGTACTACAGGACGGACCTCCTTCAGAAGTACGGCTACGACAAGCCGCCCGAGACCTGGGACCAGCTTGTAGAGATGGCCCAAAAGATACAAGCGGGCGAGAGGCAGAGCAACTCCAACTTCTGGGGCTTCGTTTGGCAGGGTAAACAGTACGAAGGGCTCGTGTGCGACTTCGTCGAGTATGTATACAGCAATGGCGGCGAGCTTGGACACTTTGAGAATGGCAAGTGGGTTCCGACCCTGAACAAGCCTGAGAACGTCGAGGCCCTTCAGTTCATGGTTGACCTGATACACAAGTACAAGGTGTCACCGCCAAACACATACACTGAGATGACCGAGGAGCCCGTCAGGCTTACGTTTCAGCAGGGCAACGCTGCATTTGAGAGGAACTGGCCGTACGCGTGGGGACTCCACAACGCCAACGACTCCCCTGTCAAGGGCAAGGTCGGGATAGCCCCGCTCCCGCACTTCCAGGGACACAAGAGCGCGGCTACCCTTGGAGGCTGGCACATCGGCATAAGCAAGTACTCTGACAACAAGGAGCTTGCCTGGGCCTTCGTTAAGTTCGTTGAGAGCTACGAGCAGCAGAAGAACTTCGCCATAAACCTCGGCTGGAACCCGGGAAGGACGGATGTCTACGATGACCAGGACGTCCTGAAGGCCGCTCCTCACCTGAAGGACCTCAGGAGCGTTTTCGAGAACGCAGTTCCGAGGCCAATCGTCCCGTACTACCCACAGCTCAGTCAGATTATCCAGAAGTACGTTAATGCGGCCCTTGCAGGTAGCATGAGCCCGCAGGAGGCCCTCGACAAGGCCCAGCAGGAGGCCGAGGAGCTGGTCAAGCAGTACGGCTGA
- the trmB gene encoding HTH-type sugar-sensing transcriptional regulator TrmB has product MEIPSNLMQALSEIGFTKYEILTYWTLLVYGPSTAKEISTKSGVPYNRVYDTVSSLKARGFVTEIEGSPKVYAAYSPRIAFLRFKKELETIVEQLEKALRDVKRDDHRPAIWRSRSLDEALEMFREAIDSAENEVIVVVPSEFWGQLEEDLLRTFERGVTLSVYTDKAPDPSKFRGRGNLFVREFQRLNHIIGMADGKEVVAVQNAAFKSKNLPAFRSTYPEIIFSHYSLIIEIFKESALKLEVINNPDDLRFFAMFHAVDFAFRHLKDRRIMATIRARHVETGEEETISGLVVGYTFSLREAINNLHVETEGGIVKVGGMFAVLEDYESTDIRLTVSEPL; this is encoded by the coding sequence ATGGAAATCCCCTCAAACCTCATGCAGGCGCTGAGCGAGATTGGCTTCACAAAGTATGAAATCCTGACATACTGGACGCTCCTCGTCTATGGCCCCAGCACTGCAAAGGAGATATCAACAAAAAGCGGGGTGCCCTATAACAGGGTCTACGACACGGTTTCGTCCCTGAAGGCGAGGGGGTTTGTCACCGAGATAGAGGGCAGCCCCAAAGTCTATGCTGCCTACTCGCCGAGGATAGCGTTCCTCAGGTTTAAGAAGGAGCTTGAGACGATAGTTGAGCAGCTGGAAAAAGCTCTGCGCGATGTAAAGCGGGACGACCACCGGCCGGCAATCTGGAGGAGCAGAAGCCTTGATGAGGCCCTTGAAATGTTCAGGGAGGCGATAGATTCCGCCGAGAACGAGGTAATCGTTGTTGTCCCCAGCGAGTTCTGGGGGCAGCTGGAGGAAGACCTGCTCCGGACGTTCGAGCGGGGCGTGACGCTGTCCGTGTACACCGACAAGGCTCCGGACCCCTCCAAGTTCAGGGGCAGGGGCAACCTGTTTGTGAGGGAGTTTCAAAGGCTCAACCACATTATAGGGATGGCTGACGGCAAGGAGGTTGTTGCCGTCCAGAACGCTGCATTCAAATCAAAGAACCTTCCCGCCTTCAGGTCAACCTACCCCGAGATAATATTTTCCCACTACAGCCTCATAATAGAAATCTTTAAGGAGTCGGCGCTGAAGCTGGAAGTTATTAACAACCCCGACGACCTCAGGTTTTTTGCCATGTTCCACGCGGTTGATTTTGCCTTCAGACACCTCAAAGACAGGCGCATCATGGCCACAATCAGGGCCAGGCACGTTGAGACCGGGGAGGAGGAGACTATAAGCGGGCTCGTGGTGGGGTACACCTTCTCGCTCAGGGAGGCAATTAACAACCTTCACGTAGAGACTGAGGGGGGAATTGTGAAAGTTGGGGGCATGTTTGCTGTCCTGGAGGACTACGAGAGCACGGATATCAGGCTTACGGTAAGTGAGCCGTTGTGA
- a CDS encoding ribonuclease P protein component 2, with protein MREKPKYLPPTLRDKHRYIAFQVIGERPFKKDEIKRAIWDASLLTLGTLGSAKAKPWFIKFDEKSQTGIVRVDRKHVEELRFALTLVTEINGSKAIFRTLGVSGTIKRLKKKFLAEFGWR; from the coding sequence ATGAGGGAGAAGCCGAAGTACCTGCCGCCGACTCTCCGCGACAAGCACCGCTACATAGCCTTTCAGGTCATCGGGGAGAGGCCGTTTAAGAAGGACGAGATAAAAAGGGCCATATGGGACGCGAGCCTCTTAACGCTGGGAACCCTCGGCTCAGCCAAAGCCAAACCCTGGTTCATCAAGTTCGACGAGAAGAGCCAGACCGGGATAGTCAGGGTGGACAGGAAGCATGTTGAAGAGCTCCGCTTTGCCCTGACCCTCGTGACCGAGATAAACGGCTCAAAGGCCATCTTCAGAACCCTCGGCGTTTCTGGAACAATAAAAAGGCTGAAAAAGAAATTTTTGGCCGAGTTCGGCTGGCGTTAG
- a CDS encoding glycogen synthase, which translates to MKVLTLGFEYLPVKVGGLAEAITSIAQGLAELGNEVVVFTPDHGRNLGEVIGSIKVSAFGEEVEVTVRRREQNGVVVYSLGGGLLSEQDVYGPSWEDMLKKTVLFGKAAVGLMNDLIETFKPDVVHAHDWHTVFALGLLKKYFGIRSVFTVHRLNKAKVPAWLFHEANLSELAPYPDLDPEHTAGYIADMVTTVSRSYLWEEWDFFRNFDGKVTHVFNGIDCSFWNEELLENADKPREERRKIILERFGLSDGKAFMFIGRFDKAQKGVDTLLRAIEILSSDPAFKEMRFTIIGKGDPGLEAWARAVQNRFPENVRVVTELLSRETVRELYGSVDFVVIPSYFEPFGLVQLEAMCLGAVPIGSAVGGIKDTIIDLNSDPENATGLLVPPRDAFALARAMVFAKELDEETLRRLRENGRKRATKDFTWENACRRYMRVYEGAVDRAVPFLR; encoded by the coding sequence ATGAAAGTCTTAACGTTGGGTTTCGAGTACCTTCCGGTCAAGGTTGGAGGCCTTGCGGAGGCGATAACGAGCATAGCCCAAGGGCTCGCGGAGCTCGGGAACGAGGTGGTTGTCTTCACGCCAGACCACGGGCGGAACCTCGGGGAAGTAATCGGCTCCATCAAGGTCTCCGCTTTCGGGGAAGAAGTCGAGGTGACCGTCAGGAGGAGGGAGCAGAACGGCGTTGTCGTTTACTCCCTCGGCGGCGGGCTTTTGAGCGAGCAGGACGTCTACGGACCGAGTTGGGAAGACATGCTCAAAAAAACTGTTCTCTTCGGAAAAGCGGCCGTCGGGCTGATGAACGACCTCATTGAAACGTTCAAGCCGGACGTAGTCCACGCCCACGACTGGCACACCGTCTTTGCCCTTGGCCTCCTGAAGAAGTACTTTGGCATAAGGAGCGTATTCACAGTCCACAGGCTCAACAAGGCCAAGGTTCCGGCCTGGCTCTTCCACGAGGCGAACCTGAGCGAGCTCGCCCCCTACCCAGACCTTGACCCCGAGCACACGGCCGGCTACATCGCAGACATGGTCACCACCGTGAGCAGGAGCTACCTGTGGGAGGAGTGGGACTTCTTCAGGAACTTTGACGGCAAGGTTACGCACGTCTTCAACGGCATAGACTGCTCCTTCTGGAACGAGGAGCTCCTTGAGAACGCGGATAAGCCGAGAGAAGAGCGGAGGAAGATAATCCTGGAGCGCTTCGGCCTGAGCGACGGAAAGGCCTTCATGTTCATAGGGCGCTTTGACAAGGCTCAGAAAGGAGTTGACACGCTCCTCAGGGCTATAGAGATACTCTCTTCAGACCCTGCCTTCAAGGAAATGAGGTTCACCATAATCGGCAAGGGCGACCCCGGCCTAGAGGCATGGGCTAGGGCCGTGCAGAACCGCTTCCCGGAGAACGTTAGAGTTGTCACCGAGCTCCTCAGCAGGGAAACCGTTCGCGAGCTCTACGGCTCGGTGGACTTCGTGGTAATCCCCTCCTACTTCGAGCCCTTTGGCTTAGTCCAGCTAGAAGCTATGTGCCTCGGCGCAGTGCCGATAGGCAGTGCCGTCGGCGGAATAAAGGACACCATAATAGACCTCAACTCCGACCCGGAGAACGCCACCGGACTGCTCGTCCCGCCGAGGGACGCCTTTGCCCTTGCCAGGGCAATGGTGTTTGCGAAGGAGCTGGACGAAGAGACTCTGAGAAGGCTCCGCGAGAACGGACGGAAGAGGGCAACGAAAGACTTCACGTGGGAGAACGCCTGCAGGAGGTACATGAGGGTCTACGAGGGGGCCGTTGACAGGGCCGTCCCGTTCCTCCGCTAA
- a CDS encoding type II toxin-antitoxin system VapC family toxin produces the protein MVKLLDTNVMIEIFKGNRKIIDQLPPDEEYALPSIVLFELLAGNPKPHQRLALEKMPVYNFDRTSAEIAGEIFWDLVSKGKRPPTKDLLIASTAIAYDVELFTCDKDFERFKEYGLKVKILEK, from the coding sequence ATGGTTAAACTCCTGGACACCAACGTCATGATCGAGATCTTCAAGGGAAACAGGAAAATCATCGACCAACTGCCACCAGATGAGGAGTATGCCTTACCCTCGATCGTCCTTTTTGAACTCCTCGCAGGAAATCCCAAGCCCCACCAGAGGCTTGCCCTTGAGAAAATGCCTGTTTACAACTTTGACAGAACCAGCGCAGAGATTGCAGGGGAAATATTCTGGGATTTGGTCTCTAAAGGTAAGAGACCACCAACCAAAGACCTTCTGATAGCTTCTACGGCCATAGCCTATGATGTAGAACTTTTCACCTGTGACAAGGACTTTGAGCGCTTCAAGGAATACGGGCTGAAAGTAAAAATCCTTGAAAAATGA
- a CDS encoding antitoxin VapB family protein: protein MGKTITIADDVYYELVKMKGDKSFSELLRELIGKKKKGNLNVLMIAFGTMSEEEAKEFEKRVREVEEWLNSWTPTS from the coding sequence TTGGGAAAGACGATAACCATAGCCGATGATGTTTATTATGAGCTCGTGAAGATGAAAGGGGACAAGAGCTTCTCGGAACTGCTGAGGGAGCTCATAGGGAAGAAAAAGAAGGGCAACCTCAACGTGCTCATGATAGCTTTTGGGACGATGTCTGAGGAAGAAGCTAAGGAGTTTGAGAAACGGGTCAGGGAGGTAGAAGAATGGTTAAACTCCTGGACACCAACGTCATGA
- a CDS encoding radical SAM protein, whose translation MVWETSYFSYAVRELPKGCQLCVKGEKLVLFTTGVCPRNCFYCPLSPWRRGDVVYANERPVKRIDDVIEEAMIQEAKGAGVTGGDPLARLDRTVEYIRALKENFGEDFHIHLYTTGALATKKNLEKLYDAGLDEIRFHPDLFNPNSKLFKVEIENIKNAFDFDWDIGGEIPSIPGQFEKMKWYAEFLDGLGAKFLNVNELEFSEVTLKTMLDMGYQPVSDESSAIKGSLELGLKLLEWGEENTSLSYHLCTAKLKDAVQLRNRLRKMAKNVAKPYMEVTEDGTLRFGIAEYDDLNELYEFLVEEAEVPEEWLYINREKSRIEMPEEVAVELAEAIEGDVRFFIVEEYPTWDRLEVERTPL comes from the coding sequence ATGGTTTGGGAAACGTCTTACTTTTCATACGCTGTGAGAGAGCTCCCCAAAGGCTGCCAGCTCTGCGTTAAGGGAGAGAAGCTCGTCCTCTTCACGACCGGGGTTTGCCCGAGGAACTGCTTTTACTGTCCGCTGAGCCCCTGGAGGCGTGGTGATGTCGTATACGCCAACGAGAGGCCAGTTAAAAGGATTGATGACGTCATCGAGGAGGCCATGATTCAAGAAGCTAAGGGAGCGGGCGTTACTGGCGGAGACCCGCTGGCGAGGCTCGACAGGACGGTTGAGTATATTCGGGCCCTCAAGGAGAACTTCGGCGAGGACTTTCACATCCACCTCTACACCACCGGCGCCCTCGCCACGAAGAAGAACCTTGAGAAGCTCTACGATGCCGGCCTCGACGAGATACGCTTTCACCCCGACCTCTTTAACCCAAACTCCAAGCTCTTCAAGGTCGAGATTGAGAACATAAAGAACGCCTTCGACTTCGACTGGGACATCGGCGGCGAGATTCCCTCGATTCCGGGGCAGTTCGAGAAGATGAAGTGGTACGCGGAGTTCCTTGACGGTCTCGGCGCGAAGTTCCTCAACGTGAACGAGCTTGAGTTCAGCGAGGTTACCCTCAAGACGATGCTCGACATGGGCTACCAGCCGGTAAGCGACGAGAGTTCCGCCATAAAGGGCTCCCTTGAGCTCGGCCTTAAGCTCCTCGAATGGGGCGAGGAGAACACCTCGCTGAGCTACCATCTCTGCACTGCCAAGCTCAAGGACGCCGTCCAGCTCAGGAACAGGCTCAGGAAGATGGCGAAGAACGTGGCCAAACCCTACATGGAGGTAACGGAGGACGGGACGCTCCGCTTTGGCATCGCTGAATACGACGACCTCAACGAGCTGTACGAGTTCCTTGTAGAGGAGGCGGAGGTTCCGGAGGAGTGGCTCTACATAAACAGGGAGAAGAGCAGGATTGAGATGCCCGAAGAGGTTGCTGTCGAGCTGGCTGAGGCGATAGAGGGCGATGTGAGGTTCTTCATCGTCGAGGAGTACCCTACCTGGGACAGGCTTGAGGTCGAGAGAACCCCGCTGTAG
- a CDS encoding carbohydrate ABC transporter permease, with product MGGARYPEEKLAYGMLSPMLAFVLLFIIIPVLGTFWISLHRDVTFIPGFKFVGLDNYINVLSKREFWYSLFVTVSFSLVSVGLETVLGLAFALILNERMKGRGILRAIVLIPWAVPTIISARTWELMYNYSYGLFNWILNSIGLGNVNWLGSPLSAFFAVVFADVWKTTPFMTLLLLAGLQAIPGDTYEAAIIDGANMFQRFRHVTLPLLRPVLIVAVTLRTIDALRVFDVIYVLTGGGPGGATMSLSMLAFNYYNLGDYGVGSAISIITFLTVLSFTVVYLKVGRFQEGLK from the coding sequence ATGGGTGGTGCAAGGTACCCCGAAGAAAAGCTCGCCTATGGAATGCTGTCCCCCATGCTGGCGTTCGTGTTGCTCTTCATCATAATACCCGTTCTTGGAACCTTCTGGATAAGCCTGCACAGGGACGTGACCTTTATCCCGGGTTTTAAGTTTGTGGGGCTTGATAACTATATTAACGTGCTCAGCAAGAGAGAGTTCTGGTACTCCCTCTTCGTTACCGTGTCGTTCTCTCTCGTGAGCGTCGGTCTTGAGACGGTACTTGGCTTGGCCTTTGCGCTCATACTGAACGAGCGTATGAAAGGACGGGGAATTTTGAGGGCTATAGTCCTTATCCCTTGGGCGGTTCCCACCATAATTTCTGCCAGAACCTGGGAGCTTATGTATAACTACAGCTACGGCCTCTTTAACTGGATTCTGAACTCAATTGGGCTCGGCAATGTTAACTGGCTTGGAAGCCCCCTGAGCGCGTTCTTTGCGGTGGTTTTTGCTGACGTGTGGAAGACGACGCCCTTCATGACGCTCCTCCTCCTAGCGGGGCTTCAGGCCATACCAGGGGACACGTACGAGGCCGCCATCATAGACGGGGCAAACATGTTCCAGAGGTTCAGGCACGTAACCCTGCCCCTCCTCAGGCCGGTCCTGATAGTTGCGGTGACGCTGAGGACGATAGACGCCCTGAGGGTGTTCGACGTCATCTACGTCCTCACAGGCGGGGGGCCGGGTGGAGCCACGATGTCCCTCTCCATGCTGGCGTTCAATTACTACAACCTCGGTGACTACGGCGTCGGCTCTGCAATCTCGATAATCACCTTCCTGACTGTCCTGAGCTTTACGGTGGTGTACCTCAAGGTAGGACGGTTCCAGGAGGGATTGAAATGA
- a CDS encoding potassium transporter Kef: MGRRFLLNFLISVVFLTALFHYGLSLSLWRSLLFAGVLSLLYTLAHVLRKEPDKWRKSGLLKSKGLRYLIFFLGSFGFSVLLFGLMYLVFAKPGTSFVSLVKVLGALFAIGSSLMFLASVFYSKNKTPEKITYSWQNFLRELSASILLFMISYFSGVSLEKSVSMALYVFVAAGWYYSMMAHRYIIPGRILKIRAIINFVAVASGLHLFVINNTLISGLMGALFAFALEKDYKITRKLIEEGILERKYAESGAGGLFYALFYGLGVIVALMVVTGEFSASLIRESLLTMFRLLYIFTTMFLPFGTLGGWVRLKLHGEKMKAGQMAGGGEIK, from the coding sequence ATGGGCAGGCGTTTCCTCCTAAACTTCCTCATCTCGGTGGTTTTTCTGACTGCTTTATTCCACTACGGCCTTTCGCTTTCCCTGTGGCGAAGCCTCCTATTTGCGGGCGTCCTGTCGCTTCTCTATACTCTGGCCCATGTTCTTCGGAAGGAACCGGATAAATGGAGAAAGTCTGGGCTCTTAAAATCCAAGGGCTTAAGGTATCTCATCTTTTTCCTGGGCTCGTTTGGGTTCAGTGTGCTCTTATTCGGGCTTATGTATCTGGTCTTTGCAAAACCGGGAACTTCGTTCGTTTCCCTCGTCAAGGTGCTCGGCGCTCTCTTTGCAATAGGCTCCTCCCTGATGTTCCTCGCCTCGGTGTTTTATAGCAAGAATAAGACGCCTGAGAAAATCACTTACTCCTGGCAGAACTTTCTGAGGGAGCTTTCGGCGTCAATTCTCCTATTCATGATTTCATACTTCTCCGGTGTTAGCTTGGAAAAGAGTGTTTCAATGGCTCTTTATGTTTTTGTTGCGGCCGGCTGGTACTACTCCATGATGGCGCATAGGTATATTATACCTGGGCGGATACTTAAAATCCGGGCAATTATCAATTTCGTGGCGGTCGCCTCTGGTTTGCACCTCTTCGTAATCAACAACACACTCATAAGTGGGTTAATGGGAGCACTATTTGCATTTGCCTTGGAGAAAGACTACAAGATAACGAGGAAGCTTATAGAGGAGGGGATACTGGAGCGGAAATACGCCGAAAGCGGGGCCGGTGGTCTGTTTTATGCCCTCTTCTATGGGCTTGGAGTGATAGTGGCCTTAATGGTTGTCACAGGGGAGTTTAGCGCCTCGCTTATCAGAGAATCTCTGCTGACAATGTTTAGACTCCTGTACATATTTACGACGATGTTTCTGCCCTTTGGGACGCTTGGCGGGTGGGTGAGGCTGAAGCTTCATGGTGAAAAAATGAAGGCTGGACAGATGGCTGGTGGGGGTGAAATTAAGTAA
- the malG gene encoding trehalose/maltose ABC transporter permease MalG: MNEKSLKKALLIIGAALMVLVCLFPFVWMVIISFTKDATFLGSPYVRFEFTLDNYRTVLSDPTLHFLDYFKNSIVIATIVTITTVMTSALGAYAVSRINFRGRLVVPIFVLGVSMFPQISLVGYLFKFIEKLGWINTYKALFFPYVAWTLPLALWMLLSYFSQLPKDLDEAAMIDGASRIQTLYKVILPLSAPALFSTALLVFIAAFNEFMFALLFTTDYRARTVPVGIALFQGVHGEVPWGNIMAASAISTIPLVILALIFQRYIVSGLTAGAIKGE; encoded by the coding sequence ATGAACGAGAAGTCCCTCAAAAAGGCCCTGCTAATCATCGGGGCGGCCCTGATGGTGCTGGTGTGCCTCTTTCCATTCGTCTGGATGGTAATAATCTCGTTCACAAAAGACGCGACCTTCCTGGGGTCCCCCTACGTCCGCTTCGAGTTCACGCTGGATAACTACAGGACAGTCCTCAGCGACCCGACGCTCCACTTCCTGGACTACTTCAAGAACAGCATCGTCATAGCCACGATTGTGACAATCACGACTGTCATGACCTCCGCCTTAGGAGCGTACGCGGTCTCAAGGATAAACTTCAGGGGCAGGCTCGTGGTGCCCATCTTTGTCCTTGGAGTCTCGATGTTCCCGCAGATAAGCCTGGTGGGTTACCTGTTCAAGTTCATTGAAAAGCTTGGGTGGATAAACACCTACAAGGCCCTGTTTTTCCCCTACGTGGCGTGGACACTGCCCCTGGCCCTCTGGATGCTCCTCAGTTACTTCTCCCAGCTCCCCAAGGACCTCGATGAGGCCGCCATGATAGACGGCGCATCGAGAATTCAGACGCTTTACAAGGTCATACTGCCGCTGTCTGCACCGGCCCTGTTTTCAACGGCCCTCCTGGTCTTCATAGCGGCCTTCAACGAGTTCATGTTTGCCCTTCTCTTCACGACGGACTACCGGGCCAGGACGGTGCCCGTGGGCATAGCCCTGTTCCAGGGAGTTCACGGAGAGGTACCCTGGGGCAACATAATGGCCGCCTCTGCAATCTCGACAATCCCGCTGGTCATACTGGCGCTCATCTTCCAGAGGTATATCGTCAGCGGGCTTACCGCTGGTGCCATAAAGGGAGAGTGA
- a CDS encoding DUF835 domain-containing protein: MVELTFKLGLEIVKLAIVTLALIILYRYRTLFELSLPRSLIKKSAYVMALFWAGFLADVINDVYPTEFTKVLDDIILSFALLLGAYYLVDYMRKIKVPIEPSKILNGKSHLEKGAYLVNSSDINVILKLSSGKKVIALTRNPGIFKENGIPYLWLSKVKGENSIDPLRLPAILHNLVSKADENTVVVIDGLEYLILENGFNSVLKFLTALKDHLLLKGATLVILINPNTLESNQLSLLKREFKELDVKSIKKKAE; the protein is encoded by the coding sequence ATGGTGGAGTTAACGTTCAAATTGGGCCTCGAAATAGTGAAGCTCGCGATAGTAACCCTGGCTCTGATCATCCTCTATCGTTACAGGACCCTCTTTGAGCTATCCCTTCCCAGAAGCCTGATTAAGAAGAGCGCCTACGTGATGGCACTGTTCTGGGCGGGCTTCTTGGCAGATGTCATAAACGATGTGTACCCCACAGAATTCACCAAGGTTCTGGATGATATTATACTATCCTTCGCTCTCTTATTGGGTGCCTATTACCTGGTAGATTATATGAGAAAGATTAAGGTCCCCATAGAGCCGTCTAAGATTCTCAATGGAAAATCTCACCTCGAAAAAGGTGCTTATCTAGTCAACAGTTCTGACATAAACGTCATCCTCAAGCTATCCTCTGGCAAAAAGGTAATAGCCCTGACGAGAAACCCGGGAATATTCAAAGAGAACGGCATCCCCTACCTGTGGCTCAGCAAGGTTAAGGGTGAGAACTCCATAGATCCACTTCGTCTTCCGGCTATACTTCATAATCTGGTCTCCAAAGCGGATGAGAACACCGTTGTGGTCATTGATGGGCTTGAATATCTAATACTAGAAAATGGATTTAACAGCGTTCTTAAGTTTCTGACCGCCCTGAAGGATCACCTCCTCCTGAAGGGCGCGACGTTGGTAATTCTTATAAACCCCAATACCCTGGAGAGCAATCAGCTTTCCCTTCTGAAGAGGGAGTTCAAGGAGCTTGATGTAAAGAGCATTAAAAAGAAGGCTGAATAA